A region from the bacterium genome encodes:
- the rseP gene encoding RIP metalloprotease RseP, producing MLLTIFSIVFTFGLVIFFHELGHLIAAKRMGVRVEKFSLGFGPEWLGFTKGGTRYVVSLIPVGGYVKMAGEHPGEKRKGTPDEFLSQKWWRRILVVASGPAMNFILAIVIFSLMAFFVGIMIPHYESTEVGSVIPEMPAEKAGVLEKDKIISIDGKEVSNWKEMAEIIHSKPGEEISIKILRGKEEIPLKIIPQYDEVRGVGLIGIGPAWHTRKYNFISSLFAGFEQTAFLIVLTLKYIWLMLLGAVKPAVAGPIGIAQMVAQVARTGVYQLLSLIAIISAGIGLFNLFPIPLLDGGHAMFYLVEGITGKPLDENKMKIAQTIGAVIIIFLLVLVTYQDILRLRR from the coding sequence ATGCTCTTGACCATATTTTCCATAGTATTCACTTTTGGACTGGTTATCTTTTTTCACGAGTTAGGGCACCTTATTGCTGCTAAGAGAATGGGAGTGAGAGTGGAGAAGTTCTCTTTAGGATTTGGACCTGAATGGTTAGGTTTTACCAAGGGAGGGACGCGATATGTAGTCTCTTTGATTCCTGTAGGTGGTTACGTGAAGATGGCCGGGGAACATCCCGGGGAGAAGAGAAAGGGAACACCCGATGAGTTTCTCTCTCAGAAATGGTGGCGGAGAATACTTGTCGTTGCCTCGGGACCGGCAATGAATTTTATTTTGGCAATTGTTATTTTCTCCTTGATGGCATTTTTTGTAGGGATTATGATTCCTCACTATGAATCAACAGAAGTTGGTAGCGTGATTCCAGAGATGCCGGCGGAGAAAGCAGGTGTGTTAGAAAAGGATAAGATTATCTCAATAGACGGAAAGGAAGTCAGCAACTGGAAGGAAATGGCAGAAATAATCCATTCTAAGCCTGGTGAGGAGATAAGCATAAAAATCTTGCGAGGAAAGGAAGAAATACCTCTCAAAATCATACCTCAATATGATGAGGTAAGAGGAGTGGGCCTGATAGGAATTGGCCCAGCCTGGCATACAAGAAAGTATAATTTCATATCTTCTCTTTTTGCAGGATTTGAACAGACAGCATTCCTTATAGTTCTAACACTTAAATATATATGGCTGATGCTTTTAGGAGCAGTAAAGCCTGCTGTTGCTGGTCCTATAGGAATTGCCCAGATGGTGGCTCAAGTGGCAAGAACAGGAGTCTATCAATTGCTGTCATTGATTGCTATAATCAGCGCTGGGATTGGTCTGTTTAATCTTTTTCCTATTCCCCTTCTTGACGGGGGTCATGCTATGTTCTATTTGGTCGAAGGAATTACCGGTAAGCCCCTGGATGAAAACAAGATGAAAATTGCTCAGACGATTGGAGCAGTGATAATCATTTTTCTTTTAGTTCTGGTTACTTATCAGGATATATTGAGGCTGAGAAGGTAA
- the ispG gene encoding flavodoxin-dependent (E)-4-hydroxy-3-methylbut-2-enyl-diphosphate synthase, whose translation MRRRKTRKIRVGNLFIGSDSPISVQSMTKTDTHDIRSTVNQIRRLEKAGCEIVRLAVPDMEAAKALGKIKKRVHIPLVADIHFDYRLAMEAITQGVDKIRINPGNIGSREKVEAIAKAARRAKIPIRIGVNAGSLKLPLPERKARTNLHQGDISHSGRMSKAKKMVASALQYVKILEKQNFHQIVISLKASDVSTTIQAYRLISEKTDYPLHLGITEAGTEFSGTIKSALGIGTLLCEGIGDTIRVSLTASPEEEVRVGYEILKALNLRSFGPEVISCPTCSRCQIDLIKITNRVEKKLESLFRQKSIIARVQPSRFYPLKIAIMGCVVNGPGEAREADVGIAGGKGVGLLFRRGKVIKKVTEKKMINVLMEEIEKEIRRR comes from the coding sequence GTGAGAAGGAGAAAGACACGCAAGATAAGAGTGGGGAATCTTTTTATTGGCAGTGATTCTCCGATTTCCGTGCAATCTATGACCAAGACAGATACACACGATATCAGGAGTACTGTCAACCAGATTAGGCGATTAGAGAAAGCAGGATGCGAAATAGTCCGTTTAGCTGTTCCTGATATGGAAGCAGCTAAAGCTTTAGGAAAGATAAAAAAGAGAGTCCATATCCCTTTAGTTGCTGACATCCACTTCGATTACCGTTTGGCAATGGAGGCTATTACTCAGGGCGTAGATAAGATAAGGATAAATCCAGGAAACATCGGAAGCCGAGAAAAAGTGGAGGCTATAGCAAAGGCTGCCAGAAGAGCAAAAATCCCTATAAGGATAGGAGTTAATGCAGGTTCCTTGAAACTCCCTTTGCCCGAAAGAAAGGCGAGAACTAACCTTCATCAAGGCGATATTTCTCATAGCGGAAGAATGAGCAAAGCTAAGAAGATGGTCGCTTCAGCACTCCAATATGTAAAGATTCTGGAGAAACAAAATTTTCACCAAATTGTTATTTCCCTTAAAGCCTCAGATGTTTCCACTACCATTCAGGCTTACAGGTTGATATCTGAGAAAACAGATTATCCTCTTCATTTAGGAATTACTGAAGCGGGAACCGAATTCTCAGGTACCATAAAGTCGGCTCTGGGTATTGGGACATTACTATGCGAGGGTATTGGTGATACAATAAGAGTATCGCTCACCGCCTCTCCAGAGGAGGAGGTGAGAGTTGGGTATGAAATTTTGAAAGCATTGAATCTGAGAAGCTTTGGGCCTGAGGTCATCTCCTGTCCTACTTGCAGTCGCTGTCAGATTGACCTGATTAAAATCACTAATAGAGTAGAGAAAAAGCTGGAATCTCTTTTTCGACAAAAAAGCATTATTGCCAGAGTTCAACCTTCCAGATTTTATCCTCTTAAAATAGCCATAATGGGTTGTGTAGTCAATGGTCCGGGAGAAGCTAGAGAAGCAGATGTGGGAATAGCCGGGGGAAAGGGTGTGGGACTCCTTTTCAGGAGAGGTAAAGTGATTAAGAAAGTTACGGAAAAAAAGATGATAAATGTTCTCATGGAGGAGATTGAAAAAGAAATAAGAAGGAGATAG
- the radC gene encoding DNA repair protein RadC yields the protein MARNRIGSSYHINLKEMPEEKKPREKLIRYGPDVLRISELVSIILNTGYRDENVLELSHRIIKEYGSKAIACEKNVGRLMETLGIPVVKACQIVACFELGRRFFQEEPGKMPIIRGPEDVYIYLEDMRKLKKEQFRGLYLNARNKVIHDEVISIGTLTANLVHPREVFQPAIEYLACGVIIAHNHPSGDPEPSEDDLEITKKLTTVGKTMDIELLDHIIIGKNKYVSLKEKKIAVE from the coding sequence ATGGCGAGGAATAGAATTGGAAGCAGTTACCACATAAACCTCAAGGAAATGCCTGAGGAAAAGAAGCCTCGTGAGAAATTAATAAGATATGGTCCTGACGTTTTGAGAATTTCAGAATTGGTCTCCATTATCCTGAATACAGGATACCGGGACGAAAATGTTCTGGAGTTATCACACAGGATAATTAAAGAATACGGCTCCAAGGCAATTGCTTGTGAAAAGAATGTTGGACGACTGATGGAAACCCTGGGAATTCCCGTAGTTAAGGCTTGCCAGATAGTTGCCTGTTTTGAGCTGGGAAGGAGGTTCTTCCAGGAGGAGCCGGGAAAGATGCCCATCATTAGAGGACCAGAAGATGTGTACATCTATTTGGAAGATATGAGAAAGCTGAAGAAGGAGCAGTTTCGAGGGTTATATTTGAATGCGAGAAATAAGGTCATCCACGACGAAGTAATCTCTATTGGAACTCTAACTGCTAATCTGGTTCATCCCCGAGAAGTATTTCAACCAGCAATAGAATATCTTGCCTGTGGGGTAATTATTGCACATAATCATCCTTCGGGTGACCCCGAACCATCTGAGGACGATTTAGAAATTACCAAGAAGCTTACCACAGTGGGAAAGACAATGGATATAGAACTTTTAGACCACATCATAATAGGTAAAAATAAATATGTAAGTCTTAAAGAGAAAAAAATAGCAGTGGAGTAG
- a CDS encoding proline--tRNA ligase, giving the protein MLLSKYLLPTLKEIPREAEIPSHKLMIRSGIMRQLASGIYEWLPLGLRVLHKVENIIREEMDSIGAQEVSLPAMQPRELWEESGRWDFYGKELIRLKDRNRRDFCLGPTHEEVITDLVRREVRSYKELPLLLYQFQTKFRDEIRPRFGVIRAREFYMKDAYSFDATDKNAETSYNNVFETYSRIFQRCGLKFRSVEAQTGAIGGAFSHEFMVIADTGEEIIVSCKCGYAANLEKAEGVPPAKVGGKAGKRSGLKELEEVETKNMKTVEEVGKFLKEKPDKFIKTLVYKTNGEYVIVMVRGDHEVNESKVKSYLGVNEIFLADEKTIKEVTGAPLGFAGPVGLKIKCKLLADYSVEGIVNGVTGANKKDYHLKNVNINRDYSVDEILDLRRAKEGDVCPKCGKTLEFSRGIEVGHTFKLGTKYSKTLRATFLDKDGKEKYFVMGCYGIGVSRIVAAAIEQSHDQNGIIWPLPIAPFQVLILPVNYEHEKIKTISNRIYKQLESAGYEVLMDDRDERAGVKFKDADLIGIPIRVTVGEKTLAKNIVEVKLRGEKEVREVEPDQVQKLIPELTKK; this is encoded by the coding sequence ATGCTTCTTTCAAAATATCTCTTACCCACATTAAAGGAGATTCCCCGGGAGGCAGAGATACCTTCCCATAAACTTATGATTCGTTCAGGAATAATGAGACAATTAGCCAGTGGTATTTACGAATGGTTGCCTTTAGGTTTGAGGGTTCTCCACAAGGTGGAGAACATCATTCGAGAGGAGATGGACTCAATTGGCGCTCAGGAGGTCTCTCTTCCAGCAATGCAGCCAAGAGAACTGTGGGAAGAAAGTGGACGCTGGGACTTCTATGGGAAAGAGTTGATAAGGCTAAAGGACAGAAATAGAAGAGATTTCTGTCTTGGCCCTACTCATGAAGAAGTGATAACTGACCTGGTGCGCAGGGAAGTCAGGTCTTATAAAGAATTGCCTCTCTTGCTTTATCAATTTCAGACCAAGTTCCGAGATGAAATCAGACCCAGGTTTGGAGTAATCAGGGCCAGGGAATTCTATATGAAGGATGCCTATAGTTTTGATGCTACTGATAAGAATGCAGAAACAAGTTATAACAATGTATTTGAAACCTACTCCAGAATTTTCCAGAGATGTGGTCTAAAGTTTCGCTCTGTAGAAGCACAGACCGGTGCCATTGGCGGAGCCTTTTCTCATGAGTTTATGGTTATTGCTGATACTGGAGAGGAAATTATAGTCTCCTGTAAATGCGGTTATGCTGCGAACTTGGAAAAGGCAGAAGGTGTCCCTCCAGCTAAGGTAGGCGGAAAGGCTGGAAAGAGAAGCGGACTAAAAGAACTAGAAGAAGTTGAAACGAAAAATATGAAGACAGTTGAAGAAGTGGGAAAATTTCTGAAAGAGAAACCGGATAAATTTATAAAGACATTGGTTTACAAGACTAATGGTGAATATGTAATAGTTATGGTAAGGGGAGACCATGAGGTTAACGAGAGCAAGGTAAAAAGTTATCTTGGTGTGAATGAAATTTTTCTTGCAGATGAGAAAACAATTAAGGAAGTTACCGGTGCTCCTCTTGGCTTTGCCGGTCCGGTGGGATTGAAAATAAAGTGTAAGCTACTTGCCGACTATTCTGTGGAGGGGATTGTTAATGGCGTAACTGGGGCAAATAAAAAAGATTACCATTTGAAAAATGTCAACATAAACAGAGATTATAGTGTAGATGAAATTCTGGACTTGAGGAGAGCGAAGGAGGGGGATGTTTGTCCAAAATGCGGGAAAACTTTAGAATTTTCCCGGGGCATTGAGGTTGGGCATACGTTCAAACTGGGAACTAAATATTCTAAAACATTGCGGGCGACTTTTCTTGATAAGGATGGGAAAGAGAAATATTTTGTGATGGGCTGTTATGGCATAGGAGTTTCTCGAATTGTAGCTGCTGCTATCGAGCAGAGCCATGATCAGAATGGTATTATCTGGCCACTACCCATAGCACCTTTCCAGGTTCTAATTTTGCCTGTAAACTATGAGCACGAAAAGATAAAGACCATTTCTAATAGGATTTATAAACAACTGGAAAGTGCCGGCTACGAAGTGTTAATGGATGACCGCGATGAGAGAGCAGGGGTGAAATTCAAAGATGCAGACCTGATAGGAATTCCCATCAGGGTAACTGTGGGAGAAAAGACCTTGGCCAAGAATATAGTGGAAGTAAAACTTCGAGGAGAAAAAGAGGTGAGAGAGGTCGAGCCCGACCAGGTTCAAAAACTAATCCCCGAGCTAACGAAGAAATAA
- the nusA gene encoding transcription termination factor NusA: protein MMEGELIGVFEQIEREKGIPKKELLEMIESALTSAFHKHSGKKQKFEAHIDPESGVITAYVKKKVVSKVENHYIQIAKKEALKFDPAVKLGDEIKIKVETKEFGRIAAQTAKQVIVQRIRETERENLFKEFKKKEGTAMHAVVQRFARKNIIVDLGKVEATLPEWEQARDHKYELFERFQVYILKVEQSPRGPKITVSRTHPGLVKRLYELEVPEVSDHTVEIKQIVREPGYRCKVAVISNNERVDPVGACVGVKGSRVQAIINELSGERMDLISYSTDPTTYIANSLSPAKVVSVTIEKNRKNALVVVVDDQLSLAIGKAGQNVRLAARLTGWHIDIKSESQIKEAKEAAVSDLTKLSGVGKVTAQLLSQHGFTTIEKIASSSVSELTKVSGIGEKLAEKIYKAAKKEGKIK from the coding sequence ATGATGGAGGGAGAGTTAATAGGGGTTTTTGAACAGATAGAAAGAGAGAAAGGCATTCCCAAAAAAGAACTTCTGGAAATGATTGAGTCGGCTTTAACTTCGGCTTTTCACAAACATTCTGGGAAAAAGCAGAAATTTGAAGCACACATTGATCCAGAATCTGGGGTGATTACTGCCTATGTAAAGAAAAAGGTGGTAAGTAAAGTAGAAAACCATTATATCCAAATAGCTAAAAAAGAAGCATTAAAGTTCGACCCTGCGGTTAAGTTAGGTGACGAGATAAAAATTAAGGTGGAAACCAAGGAGTTTGGAAGAATTGCCGCTCAAACTGCAAAGCAGGTAATTGTCCAGCGTATCCGAGAAACCGAAAGGGAGAATCTGTTCAAGGAGTTCAAAAAAAAGGAAGGCACTGCTATGCATGCTGTGGTTCAGAGGTTTGCTCGGAAGAATATCATCGTTGATTTGGGAAAAGTAGAAGCCACTTTGCCAGAATGGGAGCAAGCACGTGACCATAAGTACGAGCTTTTTGAAAGATTCCAGGTCTACATATTGAAGGTGGAGCAATCACCACGAGGTCCGAAGATTACCGTTTCCCGAACGCATCCCGGCTTGGTAAAGAGACTTTATGAATTGGAGGTACCAGAAGTAAGTGATCACACTGTGGAGATAAAACAAATAGTCAGAGAACCAGGATACCGCTGTAAAGTGGCTGTGATTTCCAATAATGAAAGGGTCGATCCTGTGGGTGCCTGTGTAGGAGTGAAAGGTTCGAGGGTTCAGGCAATTATTAATGAATTGAGTGGAGAAAGGATGGATTTGATTTCTTATAGTACAGACCCTACCACCTATATTGCTAATTCTCTCAGCCCGGCTAAGGTAGTAAGTGTGACTATAGAGAAGAATAGAAAGAATGCTTTGGTAGTTGTGGTTGATGATCAGCTCTCGTTGGCCATCGGGAAAGCAGGTCAAAATGTGCGTTTGGCTGCCCGGCTCACAGGTTGGCATATTGATATTAAGAGCGAATCGCAAATAAAAGAGGCAAAAGAAGCAGCAGTCAGCGATCTTACTAAACTTTCAGGAGTGGGTAAGGTTACTGCTCAACTTCTATCTCAGCATGGATTTACAACTATAGAAAAGATAGCCTCATCTTCCGTTTCCGAACTAACTAAGGTTTCTGGAATTGGGGAGAAATTAGCAGAGAAAATTTACAAGGCTGCAAAGAAAGAAGGCAAGATAAAATGA
- the infB gene encoding translation initiation factor IF-2 encodes MKVKELAKELNISYKKLLAKTSELKIKVKSSEDSLTSQEAKKVKSSFAKKKKKVPVKKKVARKKVSAKVKVAKKKAVGVKKKKAPTTRRKKATKRAVAKEKPSTLPSVSPAVETIKPVEKKIPKKAIPVVEEVKKEEKVVPEVAKKIEEEKVTLPPTKVIKIDETITVSELASKMEVKVSELIKKLMTQGILVTINQRLGIDTATLVAGEFGFGIEVVPLYGEELLEEEKEDKSLLQPRPPIVTIMGHVDHGKTSLLDAIRESKIIAKESGGITQHIGAYHVSVDKGDIVFLDTPGHEAFTAMRARGAQVTDIIVLVVAADEGAKPQTVEAIDHARAAGVPILVAVNKIDLPNANVEKVKQELSQYDLVSEDWGGKTIFVEVSAKEKIGLDNLLEMILLEAEMSELKANPNKKARGTIIEARLDKQRGLVATVLVQSGTLEVSDPFISGFSAGKVRAMFNDRGKKVKRIGPSMPAEVLGFSSLPQAGDKFYTLDSEKTARGISEIRQKTRREEILSRSRRITLEDLHEQIASGKLKELKIIIKADVQGSVEALCDSLQKLSTQEIALNIVHRGVGGINESDVMLSAASNAIIIGFNVRPGPSAEELAEKEGVDIHIYRVIYEVVEETKKAMEGLLEPEFKEIPLGRAEVKRIFRIPKVGTVAGCSVAKGKISRQSNVRLLRDNVIIYEGKLSSLRRFKDDVREVDAGFECGIGLENFNDIKENDIMEAFTLEKIARKL; translated from the coding sequence ATGAAGGTAAAAGAACTGGCTAAGGAACTGAATATTTCATACAAGAAATTATTGGCAAAAACTTCTGAGTTGAAAATTAAAGTGAAAAGTTCTGAAGATTCCCTGACTTCTCAGGAAGCGAAGAAAGTTAAAAGTTCTTTTGCCAAGAAAAAGAAGAAGGTTCCTGTCAAGAAAAAGGTCGCCCGAAAAAAAGTAAGTGCTAAAGTTAAAGTAGCGAAAAAAAAAGCAGTTGGGGTTAAAAAGAAAAAAGCGCCTACTACGCGACGAAAGAAGGCTACTAAACGCGCTGTTGCCAAAGAAAAACCTTCCACTCTTCCTTCAGTTTCCCCTGCGGTTGAAACCATAAAACCGGTAGAGAAGAAAATCCCTAAGAAAGCCATACCTGTAGTCGAAGAGGTGAAAAAAGAGGAAAAAGTAGTTCCTGAAGTAGCGAAAAAAATAGAAGAAGAGAAAGTTACCCTACCTCCTACTAAAGTTATTAAGATAGACGAAACGATTACAGTGAGCGAGCTGGCCAGTAAAATGGAAGTAAAAGTAAGTGAACTTATTAAGAAGTTAATGACTCAGGGTATCCTGGTCACAATCAACCAAAGGTTGGGTATAGATACTGCTACCCTTGTCGCAGGAGAATTCGGTTTCGGAATAGAAGTAGTTCCTTTATACGGAGAAGAACTTCTTGAGGAGGAAAAAGAAGACAAATCCTTATTACAACCACGTCCGCCGATAGTGACTATAATGGGACATGTAGACCATGGTAAGACATCGTTATTGGACGCAATTCGAGAATCCAAGATCATTGCCAAAGAGTCAGGTGGAATTACGCAACATATTGGGGCATACCATGTCAGTGTAGATAAAGGAGATATCGTATTTCTAGACACCCCCGGCCACGAAGCCTTTACAGCAATGCGAGCTCGCGGGGCTCAGGTGACTGATATAATAGTTTTAGTTGTGGCTGCCGATGAAGGAGCCAAGCCTCAGACCGTAGAAGCTATAGATCATGCCCGTGCAGCAGGTGTGCCGATTTTGGTGGCAGTGAATAAAATAGACTTGCCCAATGCCAACGTGGAGAAGGTAAAACAGGAACTGAGTCAATATGATCTTGTTTCTGAAGACTGGGGAGGCAAGACTATCTTTGTGGAAGTCTCTGCCAAAGAAAAAATTGGTCTGGATAATCTCTTAGAGATGATTCTTTTGGAAGCGGAGATGTCGGAATTAAAAGCGAATCCTAATAAGAAAGCCCGGGGAACGATTATTGAGGCGAGATTAGATAAGCAACGGGGTTTGGTGGCCACTGTGTTAGTGCAATCTGGCACGTTAGAGGTTAGTGATCCTTTTATTTCCGGTTTTTCGGCAGGTAAGGTAAGAGCCATGTTTAACGATCGAGGGAAAAAAGTTAAAAGAATCGGTCCTTCTATGCCTGCAGAGGTGTTAGGATTTTCCAGTCTACCGCAGGCTGGGGATAAATTTTATACCTTAGATAGCGAGAAAACAGCAAGAGGAATTAGTGAGATACGGCAGAAAACCAGACGGGAAGAGATTCTGTCCCGGAGCAGGAGAATTACATTAGAAGACTTACATGAGCAGATTGCATCGGGGAAGCTTAAGGAACTCAAAATAATTATTAAGGCCGATGTTCAAGGTTCTGTTGAAGCGCTCTGCGATTCTCTGCAAAAATTGAGTACTCAGGAAATAGCTCTAAATATAGTCCACAGGGGAGTGGGTGGAATCAATGAAAGCGATGTGATGTTAAGTGCTGCTTCCAATGCAATTATTATCGGCTTTAATGTTCGTCCAGGGCCAAGCGCAGAAGAATTAGCTGAAAAAGAGGGAGTGGATATCCACATTTATAGGGTTATTTATGAAGTAGTGGAGGAGACGAAAAAAGCGATGGAGGGGCTTCTGGAGCCGGAGTTCAAGGAAATCCCATTGGGCAGAGCTGAAGTAAAACGCATATTCAGAATCCCCAAGGTAGGTACAGTAGCAGGATGTTCTGTGGCTAAGGGAAAGATTTCCCGCCAGAGTAACGTGCGGCTCTTGCGTGATAACGTTATAATCTATGAAGGTAAATTATCTTCTCTGAGAAGGTTCAAAGATGACGTGAGAGAAGTAGATGCTGGTTTTGAATGCGGAATAGGTCTGGAAAATTTTAATGACATAAAAGAAAACGACATTATGGAAGCCTTCACGTTAGAAAAAATTGCGCGCAAATTATAG
- a CDS encoding DUF503 domain-containing protein, translating to MVFSLGRITLYLREKPPSLKEKRRVVKSLKDRIRARFNVSISEVDNQDLRHRATLGIALVCSDRKQAQTISDRIVEFIREAKKAEIIEHDFIIENH from the coding sequence ATGGTCTTTAGCTTAGGACGGATTACTCTATATCTTCGGGAAAAACCGCCCTCTCTCAAGGAGAAGAGAAGAGTGGTTAAAAGCCTTAAGGATAGAATAAGAGCCAGGTTCAATGTTTCCATCTCTGAAGTGGATAACCAAGATTTACGGCACCGTGCTACTTTGGGAATTGCGTTAGTTTGTTCTGACAGGAAACAGGCACAAACAATAAGTGATAGAATAGTTGAATTTATTCGGGAAGCGAAGAAAGCAGAAATTATCGAGCACGATTTTATAATAGAGAACCACTAA
- the rbfA gene encoding 30S ribosome-binding factor RbfA, protein MPLKRPKRVAHLIQKEISEILQKQIKNTQLGFVTITEVKVTDDLQHAKVYFTVYGSEQERISTKKVLKRKTSFVRYLVGQRIRLRYTPEIVFQYDETIERATRVDELINKIHQERNNAKETQERKKEDNQ, encoded by the coding sequence ATGCCTCTTAAAAGACCGAAACGAGTAGCCCATTTAATCCAAAAAGAGATTAGTGAAATCCTTCAAAAGCAGATAAAAAATACCCAATTGGGTTTTGTTACCATAACTGAAGTTAAAGTTACCGATGACTTACAGCATGCTAAAGTTTATTTTACAGTTTATGGTTCAGAGCAGGAAAGAATATCGACGAAAAAAGTACTGAAAAGAAAGACATCTTTTGTGCGTTACCTTGTTGGTCAGAGAATCAGGTTAAGGTATACGCCGGAAATTGTTTTTCAGTACGATGAGACAATTGAACGGGCTACCCGCGTCGATGAGTTAATTAACAAAATCCATCAAGAGAGAAATAATGCAAAAGAGACTCAGGAGAGAAAAAAAGAAGATAATCAATAA
- a CDS encoding bifunctional oligoribonuclease/PAP phosphatase NrnA, whose protein sequence is MQKRLRREKKKIINKILKVIRENRTFFISSHMKPDGDSIGAQLVLASFLRRLGKDVYIANRDPVPVIYQFLSHSSDIHIVEKVERNFDVAFILDCGDLQRTGNIIDLKNRVKIIINIDHHVNCELFGDYNYVQPRASSVAEELYDIFKQAHLEIIEEEALALYVGILTDTGRFQEANTTPRCHEIVAELISKGISPQVVSQKVYEARTEPGLKLLSLTLSTLEVTADGKIALLLITQDMYKKTGAREDEVEGFVNFAREMEGVEVGVLFKETDVSNQLRVSFRSKGKIDVSKIARLFGGGGHRNAAGCAIQGAVEEVKQKVLKAISQEADNTG, encoded by the coding sequence ATGCAAAAGAGACTCAGGAGAGAAAAAAAGAAGATAATCAATAAGATTCTAAAAGTAATCCGAGAAAACCGTACATTTTTTATCTCTTCTCACATGAAACCAGATGGGGATTCGATAGGTGCACAGTTAGTTCTTGCTTCCTTCTTGAGGCGATTGGGCAAGGATGTTTATATTGCAAATCGAGACCCTGTTCCAGTGATTTACCAATTTTTGTCACATAGTAGCGATATTCACATTGTAGAAAAGGTAGAGAGAAACTTTGATGTGGCTTTTATTTTAGATTGTGGTGACCTCCAAAGAACAGGAAATATAATAGACCTCAAAAACAGGGTAAAAATTATAATTAATATAGACCATCATGTAAACTGTGAACTATTCGGAGATTACAATTACGTCCAACCCCGGGCATCATCTGTTGCCGAAGAACTTTATGATATATTTAAACAGGCTCATTTGGAAATAATTGAGGAGGAGGCACTTGCTCTCTATGTGGGCATTCTCACCGATACAGGTAGATTTCAGGAAGCTAACACTACTCCCCGTTGCCATGAAATTGTCGCTGAACTCATAAGCAAGGGAATCTCCCCACAAGTCGTTAGTCAGAAGGTTTATGAGGCGAGGACTGAACCCGGATTGAAATTACTATCGTTAACTTTAAGTACATTAGAAGTAACCGCTGACGGAAAAATTGCTCTTCTTTTGATTACGCAAGATATGTATAAAAAAACCGGCGCCAGGGAGGATGAGGTTGAGGGATTTGTTAACTTCGCCAGAGAGATGGAAGGGGTGGAAGTGGGAGTTCTTTTCAAAGAAACTGATGTTAGTAACCAGCTTAGAGTTAGTTTCCGTTCGAAGGGCAAGATAGACGTGAGTAAGATTGCCAGGTTATTTGGTGGGGGCGGTCATAGGAATGCTGCTGGGTGTGCAATTCAAGGGGCTGTGGAAGAAGTTAAACAGAAAGTCTTAAAAGCTATCTCCCAGGAGGCAGATAATACTGGATGA
- the truB gene encoding tRNA pseudouridine(55) synthase TruB: MLNIDKPKGLTSFAVVQEVKTFLSVRKAGHAGTLDPQAEGVLLILLGEATKISAYLMRLEKEYEATMVLGVSTSTQDEQGEILRRIEPKKIELRELNKVFDKFLGIQEQIPPMVSAKRYHGKRLYQLFRQGNVIERTPQKVEIKKLELLSYDMPKVKFRTICSSGTYVRTLCHDIGEALGCGAYMSHLVRMRVGNFKLSDAPSWERKELFHQKIQSISEALSDFPSIVVTRRMARGIGMGRQIKSSEIINVSLSPSEIANTHGTFKVSDEDGNLIALAKGEPASGEREFKLLRVFNPEI; the protein is encoded by the coding sequence ATTCTTAATATTGATAAGCCAAAGGGCTTGACTTCTTTTGCTGTAGTTCAGGAAGTGAAAACGTTCCTTTCAGTGAGAAAAGCAGGCCATGCTGGAACACTCGATCCCCAGGCAGAAGGGGTTCTTCTTATTCTTTTAGGTGAGGCAACTAAAATTTCCGCATACTTGATGAGGCTGGAGAAAGAATACGAAGCGACGATGGTTTTAGGAGTCAGTACCTCCACTCAGGATGAACAAGGCGAAATTTTGAGAAGGATTGAACCAAAAAAAATAGAGTTAAGAGAGTTAAATAAGGTTTTTGATAAATTCTTGGGAATACAAGAACAGATTCCTCCTATGGTTTCAGCCAAAAGATACCATGGGAAAAGGTTATACCAGCTCTTTCGCCAGGGAAATGTAATTGAACGAACTCCTCAGAAAGTGGAGATTAAAAAATTGGAACTTTTATCTTACGATATGCCTAAAGTTAAGTTTCGCACCATTTGCTCTTCTGGCACCTATGTGCGCACTTTATGCCATGACATAGGAGAGGCTTTAGGTTGCGGAGCCTATATGTCGCATCTGGTGCGGATGCGGGTAGGTAACTTCAAATTGAGCGATGCTCCTTCCTGGGAAAGGAAGGAGTTATTTCACCAGAAAATTCAATCTATTTCAGAAGCATTATCCGACTTTCCCAGTATTGTAGTTACCCGCAGGATGGCTCGCGGAATTGGAATGGGTAGACAGATAAAAAGCTCAGAAATTATAAATGTTTCTCTGTCTCCTTCAGAAATTGCTAATACCCATGGGACATTCAAAGTATCCGATGAAGACGGAAATTTGATAGCCCTGGCTAAAGGAGAGCCTGCATCTGGGGAGAGAGAGTTTAAGTTATTGAGAGTGTTTAATCCAGAGATATAG